The following proteins come from a genomic window of Campylobacter concisus:
- a CDS encoding molybdopterin-dependent oxidoreductase, with amino-acid sequence MKRRDFLRLSALGAASLQAKELGSAEQALFDKQSGLSANKFGPFYVRTIAGRVVETVPFEGDAYPNELNNAVIDYIQNESRVKYPFVRKSFLANPNNPKPELRGKEEFVRVSWDEAIKLSAKILKENFDKYGAEAIYGQVYQWGSLGKVGHSQKTAKRLLNVLGGYVNELGGYSYGAATVIMPHVTGFVDPALAPTKWEAILKNAKTIVFWGTNPVVSNKIAIGVPLHNSYKYYDEIRKKGESGEMKIYSVDVYHNDSAKYFDSKYLEVVPCTDTAMMIGMCNYLFEKDLYSKEFIEKYTVGFDKFKEYMLGTKDGVNKNLAWASKICGVSEQDLAKFSEDLAKNDSVIISGYAIQRQDNGEMAYWALVTLNAMLGHIGKEGCGFVTNDGMHKNADESFIAPKLVAFETKVPQKFIDSGLVPKTKGYDMPNSRLIDALLKPGKEITRNGKSYKLPKIRVMFNANGSTFTRHPDANRAIKAMRNVNAIITCEPFWTSTAKFSDIVLPAALEYERTDIEMANSTSEYLFAIKPLVKPFGESKSDFEIARLIAKEWGREEAFSEGKSELEWVNTIYEDAVKKAAELGYESMPSFEEFWEKGYFRFDKIDEKKRYFTNYKKFRDDPVANPLKTPSGKIEIYSETVAGFGYDDCPPHAAWLEPFEWLGAKNKKYPIAISGAHSKFRLHSQLNNSVLRNFNEIAEREPVLINPKTAEARGIKMGDVVRVFNDRGEILCGAFVTEDVPQNVVIVSEGAWYDPEKPGEKSLCLHGNLNVLTKDVPSSKMSQSNTAHTSLVEIEKFKGVPKRVTAFDIPKIGVMHA; translated from the coding sequence ATGAAAAGACGAGACTTTTTAAGATTGAGTGCATTAGGCGCGGCTAGCCTTCAAGCAAAAGAGCTTGGAAGCGCAGAGCAAGCGTTATTTGACAAACAAAGCGGACTAAGTGCAAATAAATTTGGCCCATTTTACGTAAGAACTATCGCAGGACGCGTGGTTGAGACCGTGCCATTTGAGGGCGATGCTTATCCAAACGAGCTAAATAACGCAGTTATTGACTACATCCAAAACGAGAGCAGAGTAAAATATCCATTTGTTAGAAAGAGCTTTTTAGCCAATCCAAACAACCCAAAGCCAGAGCTTCGTGGTAAAGAAGAATTTGTGCGTGTGAGCTGGGACGAGGCTATAAAGCTAAGCGCAAAAATTTTAAAAGAAAATTTTGATAAATACGGTGCTGAAGCGATCTACGGACAGGTTTATCAGTGGGGTAGCCTTGGCAAAGTAGGACATAGCCAAAAGACCGCAAAAAGGCTACTTAACGTGCTTGGTGGCTACGTAAATGAGCTAGGTGGTTACTCATACGGCGCAGCGACTGTCATCATGCCTCACGTCACTGGCTTCGTCGATCCTGCGCTAGCGCCAACAAAGTGGGAGGCTATCTTAAAAAACGCCAAAACGATCGTATTTTGGGGCACAAACCCAGTCGTTTCAAACAAGATCGCCATTGGCGTGCCGCTTCACAACTCATATAAATACTACGATGAGATCAGAAAAAAAGGCGAGAGTGGCGAGATGAAAATTTATAGCGTCGATGTTTATCACAACGATAGCGCAAAATACTTTGACTCAAAATACCTTGAAGTCGTGCCTTGCACCGATACGGCGATGATGATAGGTATGTGTAACTACCTTTTTGAAAAAGATCTTTACAGCAAAGAATTTATAGAAAAATACACAGTTGGCTTTGATAAATTTAAAGAGTACATGCTTGGCACAAAAGACGGGGTCAATAAAAACCTAGCTTGGGCAAGCAAAATTTGTGGCGTTAGCGAGCAAGATCTTGCGAAATTTAGCGAGGATCTAGCCAAAAATGACTCAGTGATAATTAGTGGCTATGCCATTCAAAGACAAGATAACGGTGAGATGGCATACTGGGCGCTTGTGACACTAAATGCGATGCTTGGACACATCGGCAAAGAGGGTTGTGGCTTTGTCACAAATGACGGCATGCACAAAAATGCTGATGAGAGCTTCATAGCGCCTAAACTAGTGGCGTTTGAGACGAAGGTACCTCAAAAATTTATTGATAGTGGGCTGGTACCAAAAACAAAGGGCTATGACATGCCAAACTCAAGGCTAATAGACGCACTCCTTAAGCCAGGCAAGGAGATAACAAGAAATGGCAAGAGCTATAAACTGCCAAAGATTAGAGTGATGTTTAACGCAAATGGCTCGACTTTCACAAGGCATCCTGACGCAAATAGAGCGATAAAAGCTATGCGAAACGTTAATGCTATCATCACTTGCGAGCCGTTTTGGACAAGTACAGCTAAATTTAGCGACATCGTCTTGCCAGCTGCGCTTGAGTACGAGCGAACAGACATCGAGATGGCAAACTCTACAAGCGAGTATCTATTTGCGATAAAGCCACTAGTTAAGCCATTTGGCGAGAGTAAAAGTGACTTCGAGATCGCAAGGCTGATCGCCAAAGAGTGGGGCAGGGAAGAGGCATTTAGCGAGGGTAAAAGTGAGCTAGAGTGGGTCAATACAATATATGAAGATGCCGTTAAAAAGGCTGCTGAGCTTGGGTATGAGAGCATGCCTAGCTTTGAGGAATTTTGGGAGAAGGGATATTTTAGATTTGACAAGATCGATGAGAAAAAACGCTACTTTACAAACTACAAGAAATTCCGCGACGATCCAGTGGCAAATCCGTTAAAAACGCCATCTGGCAAGATAGAAATTTACTCTGAAACGGTCGCTGGCTTTGGCTATGATGACTGCCCACCGCATGCAGCTTGGCTTGAGCCATTTGAGTGGCTGGGTGCAAAAAATAAAAAATACCCTATCGCAATTAGCGGTGCGCACTCTAAATTTAGGCTTCACTCACAGCTAAATAACTCCGTGCTTCGCAACTTTAACGAGATCGCAGAGCGCGAGCCAGTGCTTATAAATCCAAAAACAGCCGAGGCTAGAGGGATAAAGATGGGCGATGTGGTGCGTGTGTTTAACGATAGGGGCGAAATCTTGTGCGGTGCCTTTGTGACCGAGGACGTGCCACAAAACGTCGTGATAGTAAGCGAAGGTGCGTGGTATGACCCTGAAAAACCGGGTGAAAAGAGCCTTTGCTTGCACGGAAATTTAAATGTACTCACAAAAGACGTGCCATCAAGCAAGATGAGCCAGAGCAACACTGCTCATACAAGTCTTGTCGAGATTGAAAAATTTAAAGGCGTACCAAAACGCGTGACTGCATTTGACATACCAAAGATCGGTGTAATGCACGCATAA
- a CDS encoding putative quinol monooxygenase: MIGFYVNVKLKAGCEAKFEEILKEIVPASRKDKGCISYECGMVVGGKNEYCFMEIWEDLASQKEHMKSAHMVKNAAALEACKESQEVKIVNFVSVKE; the protein is encoded by the coding sequence ATGATTGGATTTTATGTAAATGTAAAGTTAAAAGCTGGATGTGAGGCGAAATTTGAAGAAATTTTAAAAGAGATCGTGCCAGCTTCAAGAAAAGACAAAGGCTGCATAAGCTACGAGTGCGGCATGGTTGTGGGCGGTAAAAACGAATACTGTTTTATGGAAATTTGGGAAGATCTTGCAAGCCAAAAAGAGCATATGAAAAGCGCTCATATGGTGAAAAACGCAGCCGCACTGGAGGCTTGCAAAGAGAGCCAAGAGGTAAAAATAGTAAATTTTGTGAGCGTAAAGGAATAA